The Burkholderia pyrrocinia genome has a segment encoding these proteins:
- a CDS encoding DUF427 domain-containing protein yields the protein MSDAADPHLEIVPNRHRVRVIHHGITYADSHGVLTVRETGRPDVHYLPRRDVNMRRLVKSGVTTACPFRGQAVHFDLQTEDGVIENAAWSYEEPKEAAAALAHYVAFDVARIDSLVETS from the coding sequence ATGTCCGATGCAGCCGATCCTCACCTTGAAATCGTGCCGAACCGCCATCGCGTGCGCGTGATCCATCACGGCATCACGTATGCCGATTCGCACGGCGTGCTGACCGTGCGCGAAACGGGGCGGCCGGACGTCCATTACCTGCCGCGCCGCGACGTCAACATGCGCAGGCTCGTGAAATCGGGCGTTACGACAGCCTGCCCGTTCAGGGGGCAGGCCGTGCATTTCGACTTGCAGACGGAAGACGGCGTGATCGAGAACGCCGCATGGAGTTACGAGGAACCGAAGGAGGCGGCGGCCGCGCTCGCGCACTACGTTGCCTTCGATGTCGCACGGATCGACAGTCTCGTCGAGACGTCCTGA
- a CDS encoding carboxypeptidase-like regulatory domain-containing protein, with amino-acid sequence MQYLRNVSRFAVAVALAAGFAAGATGAYAQSDGLPAARQQGDVAFVSGGVGQDESTAFQRNEAKWPLALRFTGKGGEFLADVHVRIVDDKGAEVLKTDARGPYMLVQVPPGRYTVHATYQGNEESRAVTVGAKGGAKTAFQWSAQ; translated from the coding sequence ATGCAATATCTACGCAACGTGTCCCGATTTGCCGTCGCCGTGGCGTTGGCCGCCGGCTTCGCAGCCGGCGCGACCGGCGCGTACGCGCAGTCGGACGGCTTGCCCGCTGCGCGCCAGCAGGGCGACGTCGCCTTCGTGTCCGGCGGCGTCGGGCAGGACGAATCGACGGCGTTCCAGCGCAACGAGGCGAAGTGGCCGCTGGCGCTGCGCTTCACCGGCAAGGGCGGCGAATTCCTGGCCGACGTCCATGTGCGGATCGTCGACGACAAGGGTGCCGAAGTGCTGAAAACCGACGCGCGCGGGCCGTACATGCTCGTGCAGGTGCCGCCGGGGCGCTATACGGTGCATGCGACGTACCAGGGCAACGAAGAATCCCGCGCCGTCACGGTCGGCGCGAAGGGCGGCGCGAAAACCGCATTCCAGTGGAGCGCGCAGTAG